The DNA region GCGTTTGACTTCTTGGTCAATCATAGCTGCAAATTCTTCAGAGTAAGGTTTGCTAGTATGTCCGTAGTCTCTTCCCATAAATGGAGAGGTCTCACCAGATCCGTAATGGATGGTTCCGAGTTTTTCAGACATTCCCCATTCACAAACCATACGACGAGCAATGTTGGTTGCTTGTTGGATGTCGTTAGAAGATCCATTGGAAGGATCACCAAAGATGAGTTCTTCGGCAATATATCCACCCATAGACATCACAATTCGATCCAAACAATAGTTTTTACGATAAGAATGTCTGTCTTCCACAGGAAGGGATTGGGTAAGACCAAGGGCACGCCCGCGAGGGATGATGGTTACTTTATGAACCGGTTCGGTATACGGCAGTAAGGTGCCGAGGAGTGCGTGGCCTGCTTCATGGTAAGCCGTCATTTCTTTCTCTTTGTCAGAGATAAACATAGACTTACGCTCAGGTCCCATCATGACCTTATCACGAGCTTCTTCCAATTCTTCTTGGGTCACACGTTTTTTGTTCCGACGCGCGGCAAGTAGGGCTGCTTCGTTGATGAGGTTCGCAAGATCCGCTCCTGTAAATCCAGGAGTTCCGCGAGCAATGGAGTTAAGAGAAATATCAGATACGAGTGGAACTTTTTTAGCATGGACTGCTAAAATTTCTTCACGGCCTTTTAGGTCAGGAAGATCCACAATCACTTGTCTGTCAAAACGACCTGGCCGAAGGAGAGCTGGGTCAAGGACGTCGGCACGGTTTGTAGCCGCCATCACAATAACACCTTCGTTCATTTCAAATCCGTCCATCTCGACTAACATCTGATTGAGGGTCTGTTCTCTTTCGTCATGTCCACCACCGAGGCCTGCCCCACGAAGGCGACCGACAGCATCAATCTCATCGATAAAGATGATACAAGGAGCATTCTTTTTTCCTTGGTCAAATAGATCGCGGACACGAGAAGCTCCCACACCCACAAACATTTCAACAAAGTCAGATCCAGAAATGGAGAAGAAAGGAACTCCTGCTTCTCCAGCAACCGCTTTCGCAAGTAAGGTTTTACCGGTTCCTGGTGGACCCACAAGAAGAACTCCCTTAGGAATTCGTGCTCCAATCGCTTGGAATTTTTTTGGATCTTTTAAGAACTCAATGATTTCGAGAAGTTCAACTTTTGCTTCTTCACATCCAGCAACATCGTTAAAGGTAACTTTGACTTTTGGATCCACATTCATCTTGGCACGAGACTTACCAAAGGTAAATGCTTTGTTGCCTGATGCTTGGAGTTGGCGCATCATAATGAACCAAATGATACCAAGAGCGAATAACCAAGGAATGATGCCTGATACAACACTCCAAAACTTATTTTCTTCTGTAGATTTCGCAGTAAAACTGAGTCGTGACTTACGAAGTTTTGTCACCAAATCATCGTTCACTTGTGCTACATTGGTTTTGAAAAGTTTTGGTTTGTTGTCCTTACTATTTTCAGGAATGTACCAACCTTCAATGAGCTCACGATCAATGATGATTTGTTGTTTTGCGGAAGCTTCCTTTCCGTCTTTGGAGGTAATTTTCCCAATCGGCTTTTTACCTTCGATGGGTTCTACCATATTTAAAAAATCGGAATAACTGATTTCGTCGGGTTTACCGGCGAAGTCCTGACCTTTATAAACCGTTGCCAAAATGACAAGGAATACGAGCAAAAATAGAAATACGGTTTTGATGTTTTTATTCATGTAAAGACTTCTCGATGATTAGACTGAAATCAAAGGTGATATTTCTGAATCACTTCGTCAATATCCCCCATGGATATGGAACGAATCGCCGCTTCGGCGTCATTGATGATCTGTATCAAACTCAGGTTCTCTAATGGCTCAAAATCTTCACGTAAAAATTCTTCTCTTTTTTTAGGATTGAAGCTCGAATTAAGAACGCCGATCCGAATTCGTATAAAATTGGGGGATCGTAATGAGACAGAAACCGAG from Leptospira noumeaensis includes:
- the ftsH gene encoding ATP-dependent zinc metalloprotease FtsH; this encodes MNKNIKTVFLFLLVFLVILATVYKGQDFAGKPDEISYSDFLNMVEPIEGKKPIGKITSKDGKEASAKQQIIIDRELIEGWYIPENSKDNKPKLFKTNVAQVNDDLVTKLRKSRLSFTAKSTEENKFWSVVSGIIPWLFALGIIWFIMMRQLQASGNKAFTFGKSRAKMNVDPKVKVTFNDVAGCEEAKVELLEIIEFLKDPKKFQAIGARIPKGVLLVGPPGTGKTLLAKAVAGEAGVPFFSISGSDFVEMFVGVGASRVRDLFDQGKKNAPCIIFIDEIDAVGRLRGAGLGGGHDEREQTLNQMLVEMDGFEMNEGVIVMAATNRADVLDPALLRPGRFDRQVIVDLPDLKGREEILAVHAKKVPLVSDISLNSIARGTPGFTGADLANLINEAALLAARRNKKRVTQEELEEARDKVMMGPERKSMFISDKEKEMTAYHEAGHALLGTLLPYTEPVHKVTIIPRGRALGLTQSLPVEDRHSYRKNYCLDRIVMSMGGYIAEELIFGDPSNGSSNDIQQATNIARRMVCEWGMSEKLGTIHYGSGETSPFMGRDYGHTSKPYSEEFAAMIDQEVKRIIQTCLDKGRDLVKKNQKKLDAIAKALLAKETIDAQELTDIVQPSFDKFSDSKSGIGSKKGKGSSATKPAYSA